Genomic DNA from Telopea speciosissima isolate NSW1024214 ecotype Mountain lineage chromosome 2, Tspe_v1, whole genome shotgun sequence:
tGTGTTTGTTATTTGACAAGGGATCGAAAAGTTGGAATAGTGGTTTTACAAGAGACAAAGATCAATAAATTGGACTTGGTTTCTCTGTTTGTAGTGTGAGAAGAGAGCAAGGAGTATCCTTGCCAAATGCCAAGTGGGTTTGCCATTTTTGTGGTTTAATTGTTTAGAAGATGATCCCCAATCTCGTTGGTTGGAGCTTATGGCTGGAGAGGATTCATCAAAGTTTGTGAATGTAAAGGGGAGATCTATGACAGTTTTGTTTTACAATGTTCAAGATTTCTTGAATCTGTAGGCTGTTGTTCTAAAAGAATTTTAGAGTAAAGGGCCTTGATGCGTTAGAGAAGACTTCTGATTGAGAATCTTGGAGAGTGAAGCTGGCTGAATTCCAAatactttgatttttttttttttcccacacttggatgtatttttgttttgaaattggAAGTTTCTGCTTCACTTATGActatcttgtttttttttttcttgcctcGACTACTATTAACTATTAATGAAATGTTATTGTTTCCTATCAATCTAAGGGGAAAAAATCATAACAGAGTATTCTGTTTCGATTTATATATATCATCTATGATAAACCAACAGTATCTCAACGCAAGCGGGGAATCTTTAAAAAAGGGTTCTTGGTTATTGATTGGACAAACTTTAACTTTTCAGTTCAATTTCCATCAGATTTATCAATTATGCACACATTTAAGTCCAATATCCAgcaaaagaacaaaataatatcCCAGAAAAAGGTGGGTTAATTCACAGTAGTACTAGCGCAGATTGCAGAGCACCCCATACAGGTTccataaaatataatttaaaatagaaacagaTAAACTTAAATTTCGATCACATGCATCAAAATCCTAGATAGAAAAATATTTGAAGAATGTACAAACCTCCTTGTGTTAACATCAGGATGGAATCTTAGTGCAAGCTTTTTGTAAGCTTTCTTCGTTTCTGCTGTTTTTGCGAAAAACTTTATATGGGGGACACTCTTCGACTAATCTCATAAGGGTATAACAATTACATTTGGCCCTCTTCATGGATTTAAAATGTGAAGGATTTATTCTTCctaccaaaaaaggaaaagatcgGAAGGATtcttataaaatatatgagaTAACGAATGAAAcgtgaaagatttttttttttggtaaaaaacgTGAAAGATTGAAGGTAATAAGGAGATTGATTTTTTAGTAgctaagttttcaaaaaaaaaaaaaaaaaaaaagggaaacaaaaaggaaagtggaagaaatAGCAagcaaaagagatagagagaaaatgaatatctaccttatttaattaagggttttttttttttttttctaattgcCTTAAGTTTATggagaattggagagattttttctccataattgttaaccaatttacttttggtaaatctaattttgtggagagatttgctttaaataataataaatattattaatattaattattactAATGGTACtttagattatgaaattataagaatgaatcacataaagattaagaattgaagaatgaaaatttagataagaatgaagggtagaatacaatgtgcttttatataatagtatgatatgatagtatgatatatataacTTCAAGCCACGTACGTACTTATTCACATGTTTGCATACAGAATAAGAAAACACCCTACACATGGAAATTAAGACCGATGAAGGAATGGCGACCAAGAGATGGTTCTACTACGATGTTAAACCTTGGGTATCGAGTCCAAAATCTTGTATAGCCCATGATTCCTATTCCTCCTCCCTTGTGTGAGTCtaggcttttgggttggaccctaCAAATTAAAATGATTCAGATCCCATGGTTCTTATTCCTCCCTAGTAGATCGACTCATTTCATGTATTTGGTATTGCCCCATTTTACAAACATGCAAGGGGAAGGGAAAGTGTTAAAATCTAGGGAACATTGGAATCTTAATTTAGATCCTTAATTGGTGCCTTTGTATACTTAAAAAGGAGTTAGCTATCTCACATTGAAATCTCTAGCAGATTCTTATATACCCAcctcaaataaaatataaaaaaaaaaacagtgggaCCTACACTAACAATATTTCTCACCTATTTTGATCATATATTATGGACCGTATATGCCTGATACCATTTTTCAACCCCACATTGGTTGTAGTACGTAGATTCCATCTTACACTTCCCTCATAGAACCCTTTAGCTTTAGCTATTTACCTGAGCCGTGAACCCCGCAACAcccttaaaatttattttttttttcataaaaaaaaacaaaaaaaaatgtgtaagGGTGGAGTGTAGTACTTGCTTGCTCAAGAACCCTCCTCTCCCAAAATTTAATTGTACTGCTTCAATTAATGAGGCAGGCACTGAATAGAATAGATATGGTTGGAGGCCAAGTTGAGTCTTTCAACCCCGTTGACAAAAtgaagattttatttatttattttttgggtagaacaaATTAGTCTTTATTTAGAATAAGACATGCAAAACTCATGGGGCCATATATGCAAAATGGaagaaattaaaacaagagaCGAAACGGTTATTGGTCAAGTGGAAGGCCTCCCTTGTCGCCCCATTTCTCTCTATTTCTGGGTGAGGATCACCCTCTGGTCCTGGTTTTTGGATCTCTGTTTTAATTTGGGCTATCCATTGCCCCTATAATCCCCTATATATAAAGACAAGACATTTTGATGCTTTTCACAACCCACGTAAACCGAGCATGGTGTAAAAGTGAGGGTGGGTTCTATTTGTTGGTGATCCCTTTTAATTTATCTCTGAATCCATCTTACCTTTCGCCGTCGCTCATCCAGTATCTCACAGTGTTATCAATCTGAAGTTCTACCTACAATAAACGGATCGGATCACCACCAGAATCAGATAAACAGATATATAGTAAAATAAAACAGAGAGAGACACTGTGAGAGTGGGATTGAGAGCAACATGGTGGAGTTAGCTATTATTAAGCCCaacatcttctttttctttttcttcttcttctttttgttcacCTATGCTGTGAAGGCCCATATAGCAGCGGACTTCGATGGGGCGTTGACGAGAAGGTCGTCGCTTCAACAGAAAGAAGAAGTGGAGGCCGGGGGCCCATGCCAGGCAACAAACCCAATAGACAGCTGCTGGAGGTGCCAGGCCAACTGGGAGATGAATCGAAAGAGTTACGCCAAGTGCGCGTTGGGGTTCGGCAGGAAGACTAGGGGTGGCGAGAACGGCCGCATCTACGTCGTCACTGACCCCTCCGACAGCGACATGGTCAACCCAAAGAATGGCACCCTCCGTTACGGTGTCATCCAGAAGGAGCCACTCTGGATCATCTTTGCCCACGACATGACCATCCGCCTCACCCAGGAGCTCATGATGACATCCAACAAGACCATCGACGGCCGTGGCGCCAACGTTCACATCGCCAATGGCGCTGGTATAACCATCCAGTTCGTCCACGATATCATCATCACTAACCTCCACATCCACGACATCAAAGCCACCAACGGCGGCGATATCCGTGATTCCGTCGATCACCACGGTCAGCGCACCGCTAGCGATGGCGATGGTATTAACATCTTCGGATCCACCAACATCTGGATCGACCACTTGTCCATGTCCAATTGCAAGGATGGACTCATCGACGCCGTCATGGgttccaccaccattaccatcTCCAATAACTACTTCTCTAGCCACGATCATGTAAGTAACTCTCGATACtaactcactttttttttttgtattttttcaatcttcaattttttttttaattttttatactAATTAAAACTAACTGATTTCTCTCTAACGAACGAATGAATGAACGAACTTAATATAACTAACTAGAAATCAGCTGAGTGAGTTTCTTTCTGAGTCGACTCACTGATGCTTTTGGTGACCCTAATATTATTATTgattattatattaatttttataataataggtGTTGCTGTTAGGAGCAAATGACACCTACGCCGATGACGAGAAGATGCAGGTCACCGTAGCATTCAACCACTTCGGGCCAGGATTAGTACAGAGGATGCCCAGGGTCCGATGGGGATTCGCCCACGTGGTGAACAACGATTACACCCATTGGGAAATGTACGCCATTGGTGGCAGCACACACCCAACCATCCTCAGTCAGGGCAACCGCTTCGTCGCTTCAGATTCATCGACAGCCAAGGAGGTTACCCATAGGGATTACGCAACCCAGGACGTGTGGAAGAACTGGAACTGGAGATCTGAGGGTGATCTATTGGAGAACGGTGCCATCTTCGTCCAATCTGGATCCCCATTAAAGGAGTCCTTCTCCAGCGAAGACATGATCAGCCCAAAGCCCGCCACCTCTGTCCCCGAGCTTACTCGCTTTGCTGGTGCACTCAACTGCACGGTTGGCAAGCCTTGCTAATTtggtggttcttcttcttcttcttcagacaTTTCACCTTAGTAGCCTACCATGCTTAAACAAAGGAGCAACTGTGTAGGTGTGTAGGCCAGGGATCCATAAGAGATAGCAACTTTAGCCCATTGAGGGTTTTAGT
This window encodes:
- the LOC122650575 gene encoding probable pectate lyase 7, whose amino-acid sequence is MVELAIIKPNIFFFFFFFFFLFTYAVKAHIAADFDGALTRRSSLQQKEEVEAGGPCQATNPIDSCWRCQANWEMNRKSYAKCALGFGRKTRGGENGRIYVVTDPSDSDMVNPKNGTLRYGVIQKEPLWIIFAHDMTIRLTQELMMTSNKTIDGRGANVHIANGAGITIQFVHDIIITNLHIHDIKATNGGDIRDSVDHHGQRTASDGDGINIFGSTNIWIDHLSMSNCKDGLIDAVMGSTTITISNNYFSSHDHVLLLGANDTYADDEKMQVTVAFNHFGPGLVQRMPRVRWGFAHVVNNDYTHWEMYAIGGSTHPTILSQGNRFVASDSSTAKEVTHRDYATQDVWKNWNWRSEGDLLENGAIFVQSGSPLKESFSSEDMISPKPATSVPELTRFAGALNCTVGKPC